The DNA window ACACATTGCAGTGGgaacataaaataatataacCAGTATGTGAAACACTAGGGACATTCACTAAAAGAGTAAAAAATAGAACCCATATTTCCCATTCTTTAGCACATATACCAAGAACATGCTACCAGCACACAAAAGAAATATCCACATATGTCTATGATGCCTATCTCAGCTCTGAGTCACCAATgaaactaggcatggtgacacagacCTGTAATTGTAGCAttggagaggctgaggaaggagaagcaCCTCATATTTGTCACCAGTCTGGACTAAAAATTCATTTCTAGGACAGTTTGGGTTACAGATTAACgatctgtctcaaaagaagaaaatctacCAGTGAATTTAATGGTATGAAAAGTATAAAGGAAAAGAATAATAATTACCAATATGTGTGACATAAAAGGCATTATATACCATAAAATcccatttataataaaaaaaataaaacctaaattgAGATAGCtttgaaagagaagagaataTACTCAACCCAATAAGGtatatctactttaaaaaaatctactggTAGCCAAATTCTTAATGATGAAATGCTAAATAAAACtttcttaattaaaatattaatatacttttgggctggagagatggcttagcagttaagcgcttgcctgtgacgcctaaggaccccagttcgaggcttgactccccaggacccacgttagccagatgcacaagtgggtgcacgtgtctggagttcttttgcagtggctggaggccctggcgcgcccattctctctctctctctctccctctttttctctgtctgttgctctcaaataaataaataaaaataaacaaaaaataatatactttcaaaaatattttttgttttattacttatttgagagagagagagggaggcagatagagagaatgggtgtaccagggctttcagccactgcaaacaaactccaaagacgcatgtgccaccttgtgcatctggcttacgtgggacctggggaatcgaacatggctACTTAGGCTTCAGAAGGAAGCGTctaaacttctaagccatctctttagccctaatataatttttaaataatttttaaatttagcatACAGAATAACAGattttattatggcattttcacacaTTTAGATCATTGTACTTTGCACATTTTTATCCCTATTACCCTCTCTGTTCCTGATTCATGTAGTTCCATTCCCACAAACAGCCCTCCCTCTATTCTCATTTCACATAATCAAGATTGTGCATATGAGATAAAGCATATGATATTTGGAAAGGCTGAATATTCTTGTCAAGACATTAGGGATAAAATCTCTCTTTCCACAGATTCTTATCATTTGCATGCAGCATTATTATGATGAAAAAAGGTTAAATGCAAGACATACAGATTGAAAAGGAGGAGGTAAATGACTTTCTTCATTTAAAAGTgacatactagggctggagagatggcttagcggttaagcgcttgcctgtgaagcctaaggaccccggttcgaggctcggttccccaggtcccacgttagccagatgcacaagggggcgcacgcttctggagttcgtttgcagaggctggaagccctggcgcgcccattctctctctctccctctatctgtctttctctctgtgtctgtcgctctcaaataaaaaaaaagtgtgggggaggCACACTTCTTTCTTAAAAGTGACTTACTAGTTTACAAAGAGAATAGGCCATATTCCAGAGAAAGTAATTTTATAGATATCAGAAGTTACTTAGCATAATTAGAAGATAGAAAGTGAGTTGTACAAAACTACTCTATTTCTATACACCAGGAACAAATAATTGGAGATGGAAATTTTCTTGAATGAcactttaaataataaaataaatgaagtatatgTTGAGAATTTCAACACAATAAATCAGAGTTGTgtacagaaatatttaaaataatgctgaaagaaattaaaatccTAAAAAAATGGAAGTACACATTCCTCATTCGTTTCACCATAATCATCACTGAAGGTAAAGTTATATCTCAGAGCTCTATGCTAATATATATAACACTGAACAGTTAAGCCTTCTTGGAGGAGGACAAAGATGGTAGGAATGCTTACACTCTGGAAGTGTGCGATTTTCATACAATGTGGTGGTATTCATTACAGGATGGTATCACATTGGGGAAGACCACTGGGCCAGTGGATACAATGGAAGTCCCAGAAACTACTACCAAGGCTCCAAGATAATTAAGTTAAGAAACtgtagtgagggctggagagattgcttagtggttaaggcacttgcatgggaagcctaagcacccaggtttgattcaccagaacccacataagccagatgcatatggtgcatgtgtctgtagttcctttgcagtgactagaggccctggtgtgcccattattccctacccccacccccgcatcaaataaataaataaacagtactGAAAAAAGCAATCAAACCTTAATAGCCTAGAAAACAATAAGTCATACCCTAGTAAACATTAACTCAAAATAAATCATTGCTTTAAGTGTaatttataaagttttaaaatctaTGGAAACCAGTCTGGACCTTTGTCTGTTGTGGGGCATGGTTCTCAAGCCCTCCAAACTCCCAGTCACATGACCACCATCCACAAGATACTGACTGACATGCAGAAGCAAATATTCACAGCACCATCCAAGAAGAAAACCCTGGGAGGGGAAAATCTGAGTAGGACTGGGCTCTGGACACCTCCCCCAACTCCCTCTCTGAGTTTTAATGATttataccctgagactactgaacgCATTGAGAGCCATCATACTGCGAATTCAACCAGGAGAGAGGGAACTGACGAATACTCCTGTCTGTGGCAACCCCACGAAAATAGACTCACCGTCTGGTTGAAGACTTCTTCATTTTTTGTTCAGCCAACAGAACCCTGACTTCAGTCTACTAGGTAGACAGAGAGcacaggaaaagaaacaaagtttAAAGGGATGGAGGTTGAGAGAAACATGGACTATGGGCATAACATAACAGAAATGTATCCACTGCTGTAGCAGAATGTGCTAGACTGTAGGTGGGCGGAAGGGTGTGCAGAAGCAGAGGGGCTGGGACCGTGGAGGGGGCGGGTCTCAGCCTCAACATCCAGTTCAGTCTGGAACAAAGCAGATCTCCAGGAAACCTTGTGTGGGTCACTCTGGGCACTTCTCACCCATCTGGAAGCATGATCTTCACTCCCTTCATTCCACCTCCTCAACCGGTGAGTCTCATTTCCTCCCATTGTCTGAaatgactttctggggactggatTCCCAATGCAGATCACCCTCCTTCTGCAATGCAGGATGCACATCAATGCTGCTAAATGAGGTAATGGAGGCCAGCCTCAATAGAACTGTTAGAATGAGGCCACTGACTGTTTTGCAGACTGTGAGAAACGCGCAAAAAGAATCTGAGGAAGGTGATATCTTTCCTAACACCATGGAGAACATGGAGAACTTCTccagtggcccaggctggctcatGCTGCCTTTTCCTCCACGAAGGTCATGGAAGAGCAGATTCCAGACAGTGCTGCCACGTGTGACCAGATTTTTCAGGTGAGATCTCTGACCCAGCTTCTGCCTCTCTGGCTGCTGCTCACAGCAAGCCTGACTGCCTCCCTTCTTCTTCCACCAAGGTAACCCTGGCCATTCCTCAGTTCCCCAGACCTCCAAAAGGCCCACTTTTCCCTCTGCTTTCCTTCTCAGGAGAGGATACAAGACATTCCGTGACTGAGACCAAAGGAGTCACAAGCACAGAGCCATGCATAGTGACCAGGATCTTCTGCTGCCCCAGGCCTGTGCTCCTCCAAGTATGGTGTTCaatgagcctgaaataaatgtgGCCATGCTTGACTACTTTTGCTTCTTGATATTTGTTTTACATTCTACAGTGACCAACCTCAGATGCACTGGGGTGTCAGCTTTGGTGGTGGTGGGTATTAGGGAGGCAGTATCTAGCATCTTCCTTAATCCTGGAAGGCCACCCCCATCCTCCTTCTTGAGGCAATGCTGCTTGCTCCTCAGGGGTCCTGCTTTCAAAGTTCACAGACCAGTGAACCATCAGTGCATTTCCCAAAGCTGGCAGCTCTCGGCCCCAGGGTGCACTTGCATGCAGCCATGAGGATGGAATAGCAAGTCTCTTTCCCCTGCAGTGTACATAAACTTCATAACTGAGAAAACCTCACTGGTGTTTATATGAGGGAGGGGTAGACACCCATGCAGGAAGAAATGCATCTTGTGAAAGGGCTTTAAGATCTTAGGGCTCACAAACAACTCCCAGATACCCCTACTTCTCCTCAAGGTAGTCCCTCAAGGAGACAACCTTTAATTACAGATTGTCCCTTGACATGTCATGGGAGATTCATGTCTTTCTGGGATGACCCTGAAATGTCTGCAACATAGTTTCCTCAGGACAAGACTGTAAGGGAGGGTGGAGCAGACATGGCCCATTACCCTAATGTGGAGGAAGCTTGTTAGAAATTCCTataccagtgggctggagagatggcttagcttgcctgcaaagcataaggacccaagtttgattcccagtgcccacaagggccacatgcacaaggtggtgcatgcatctggagtttgtttgcagtagctagaggccctggtacacccattgtatTTGCCtcatcctttctctccccctcctctctcagattaaataaatagaaaaaacaaattcCTGTACCAAGTCGTGTCACCATCACATgggatgtattttttttctgtcaaatatcCTAAGTGCTATGTAGATATAGACATATAAAATGATTTTTCCATTTATGTAACATAATCTCCTCTACCAAACAAATACagtgaaaaaaaattcttaacttGGGTTTGCTGTGGGAATTCATTGACTCTTTGCTGAAAAGAACAGTGAGAAAACTCAGTAGTGCAGGAGGGGGTTAGGCATGAAGCAGCATTTCAAGTCTCAAGCctttatcgtgtgtgtgtgtgtgtgtgtgtgtgcatatgcacatgtggggGGACAGATATTTACAATGTGAATATTTGTCGAAAATAGAAATGATCTGATGAGGTTTAGTTGAACTCAGTGGCCTCAACTgaaactcagaggcagaggtgtgGTCAGTGCAGCTGGATAGCCTTGTAAAGAGACTTCATATTGGCTCTTCTCCCCAGTATAGACACACCCTGTCTAGAATACTCCAAACTAACTCTAACCCAAACCAAAACTATCTATCCACTGTCCACCACCCAACCTTCACATTGTCTCCTGAAAGGTATGTCTCTGCTGCTGATCTGACCTCTTGCTACATTCACCTACCTTCATTCTCCATGGCTTTGATGGACAAGCAGATCTGCTTTCTCCTCTGTGGACTCCCAGCCTTATAACAAAGGTTGCTTACCTCTTCTGTGTACACTTACCAGCAACAGTGCTAGTCTCTCAGCCTGGGAGACCCTGAGCTCTGAGCCCGACGGAGGACAATATTATCTCCTCTCTGGACTCAGCATGTACAGAGCTTTTTTGCTTGGGTTTTCAACAAGTCACCTTCTTTCTCCTGGCTGTGTGGATGTTTTTCCTCTTAGCCTTCTTGAGGAGTAATTCACAAATAAAAACTGCATGTATTTAAGGTGTACAAGTTTGACAATTTGATGTATTAGGCATTGTGAAATGATTGCCATGATCAAATTAAATAATACATCTATCACCTCAGAGtcaccatttttcttttatggtgACAACACTTAAGATCTACTTCcaaactaaaggtgtgtgttataGATACATAATTTTGTATTGCTATATAAGCCAGATAGTATACATTGTGAATAatgtatatattgaaaatgtGTTATATACAGATAATATATAATGTTTATTATTTGGTCATTCTATGGCATGTATTAAATCTATACCTGGACTTACTGTAAATCATGACGACCATGGCACATATTACGTTGTATTGTGTTTATCTTACTAACAAAAGTTTGTGCCCTGTTGTAAACACCTTCCCATATGCCTTCCCTATCCCTGAGGTACTGGCAACCACTGCTTTATATGATCCTTCTCTTGATTGAGGCTGTTTTACATTTTTTCATAGAAATCAGATAATATAGGATTTGCCTTCAAGTTTCTGGTTAATTGCACATAGCCCAATGCCATTTACCTTGTTGCAAATGACAGAAAATTACTGGGATTTTTGCCATTTGTGTATAACATTTTGccctttctgttctctctctctctctctgattttttctctctttctccaaggaaggtgtttttgtttttagtggtaCAGGGGATTGAATGTAGGACCTTGCACTTGTTAGTATACATTTTTTGATGACCACTGTAGCATCATCTTAATGACAATCTAACATGTGctgatattttaaacttttattcatttatttattctagagacagagagagagagagagagagagagaaagagagagagagacagagagacagagagagagtgagaattgacacaccaggcctcagccactgcaattgaactccagacacttgcaccacctagtgggcatatgtgaccttgcacttgcctcacctttgtgtgtctggttttgtgGGATCTGTTGAGTCAAACATAGATCCTTtgacctcacaggcaagtgccttaactgctaagtcatcttgccAGCTGgttgttaaacattttattgctaagctatatccccagacctttgaaattttttaaatattttatttacttgagagagagagagagatagtgtgtgtgtgtgtgtgtgtgtgtgtgtgtgagagagagagagagagagagagagagagagagagagaaagagaatgggcacactagagcatctacccattgtaaatgaactccagatacatgcatcacctagtGTGTCTAGTTTTACTTGGtttactggggaaatgaacctcagtcctttggctttgcaggaaagtgcctttaactgctaagccatctcttcaccctccttttgatttttttaactttgagacagaatctcactcttGTCCCAGGCTGCACTTAagtcttgaacttgcaatcctcttgtctcagcttttccaagtagctgggattacagacctgtgccaccaGGTCAATCTATAGTCTTTATCTATTCACCCATTGACAGACAGTTAGATTACTTCCACAACACAATTGCTGTAATGCTTCAGTGAACATGAGAATACAACTATCTCTTGGAGTTACTAATTTCATTTCCTACTGCTATATATCCAGAGCAGTTATTGCTAAAACTTATGTTGTACTAATTTTTTGAGTCACAGACATATTGCTTTACTTACTTGCTTCCAAAAATAGTGCACAAGCGTTGTTAACTTTGGGGCAGGTAAGATGGGTCACTGGGTAAGGGCAGTTGATGGGAAGGATGAGGCCTGGGTTCCAACCCCAGCATCTATGTGAAAGGCCAGGTGTGTTCATGTCTATAAAGTCAGCACTGAgggcagtggagacaggaggatatcTAGGACCCACTTGGTCAACTACTGTAACTGAAAAgcagtgagctctaagttcagtgagagtctCTGTCTCAAGCTAACAAGGTGGAAGACTGATAAAGGAGGATACCCTATGTCCTTTCGGCTCTACACAagtgaatatgtgtgtatatccacacacacatcccaaagAAGTTAACTTTACTCCTCACTTTTTcctaatatttaaaaactttttatgagGGACAGTGTGAGagatagtgaaagagagaaaaatagagcgagagactgagagaattggcacaccaagcctccagccactgcaattgaactccagacacaagtatcaccatatgtgcatgtgtgactgtgGACttacattactttgtgcatctggcttatgtgggacctgtggagttggacatgagtccttaggcttcacaggcaagcaccttaaccactaagaaatctctacaGCCTActttttctaatttgtatcttttatgttttgataaCTCTAGCCCTTGTGAGATAATATCTAATTATGATactgattttcattttcctgatgattactTTTCGAGTACTTTTGTCTATACATGTTGATCTTACTGTGTCCACAATCAGCAAGGAGAAAAATATGAACATTGGTgctcagttttctctctctctcttttttgtttgtttttttgaggtaaggtttcactgtagtccaggctgacctggaatttagtatgtagtctcaaggcggcctcaaactcatggtgatcctacctctgcctcccaagtactctcTTCACAACAGTGTCTACTGAGGTCCTTATTCTATTTGTAAACTAGGTTCTTTGTGGATTTACTTTGCAATTGAGGTGTGTGACTTTCTTATATTTCTGGATATTACTACCT is part of the Jaculus jaculus isolate mJacJac1 chromosome X, mJacJac1.mat.Y.cur, whole genome shotgun sequence genome and encodes:
- the LOC123456675 gene encoding protein FAM236D-like, producing the protein MIFTPFIPPPQPTVRNAQKESEEGDIFPNTMENMENFSSGPGWLMLPFPPRRSWKSRFQTVLPRVTRFFRRGYKTFRD